In Nasonia vitripennis strain AsymCx chromosome 2, Nvit_psr_1.1, whole genome shotgun sequence, a genomic segment contains:
- the LOC100119922 gene encoding speckle-type POZ protein-like B — translation MDQHKLCLRNHGETRTEIIECTYDWTITNFQYHARGDVGQSIESPVFKAGPKNELRWKLYLYPGGCIEDHNKDVSVDLCCLDEYSNCINIFIAIARNDGKSCDVQKKLRIPNSSYLNQISNQNRCLFPDFVKRSYLVEKASDVYFNEGSLKLKCHLIFGNGLVYDPQPTTTLLSIELDTTIDFKQFFDSSKFSDAKLVLNGGTEIAVHRIILSACSPVFAAMFEKNMKEQRENRVEITDVDAKVMREVLRFVYTGKVNNDIKAIASNLFEAADKYAIDGLKKTCENSLIQGLNLMNVGNILEIADRHGAEALKTAALNFIAVHVEELANSEMFRTSMRSTCHLLGEMLNALKLKYK, via the coding sequence ATGGATCAGCATAAATTGTGCCTTCGGAATCACGGCGAGACGCGCACTGAAATAATAGAATGCACTTACGATTGGACTATAACGAATTTTCAATATCATGCTCGCGGTGATGTAGGTCAATCAATTGAATCTCCAGTATTTAAAGCTGGACCTAAAAATGAATTAAGATGGAAGTTATACTTATATCCTGGAGGATGTATCGAAGATCATAACAAAGATGTGTCTGTAGATCTTTGTTGCCTTGACGAATATTCCAATTGcatcaacatttttattgcTATCGCTCGCAATGACGGAAAATCATGTGACGTGCAGAAAAAACTGCGGATACCCAATTCATCGTACCTGAATCAAATAAGTAACCAAAATAGATGCCTATTTCCAGACTTTGTAAAACGCTCTTATCTTGTCGAAAAAGCAAGCGATGTATACTTCAACGAAGGCTCTCTGAAACTCAAATGCCATCTGATTTTCGGAAACGGCCTTGTATATGATCCTCAACCTACGACTACACTGCTTTCCATCGAACTAGACACCACAATCGACTTCAAGCAATTTTTCGACAGCTCCAAGTTCAGTGACGCAAAGCTTGTTCTCAACGGAGGTACAGAAATTGCCGTCCACAGGATCATACTTTCGGCTTGCAGTCCTGTTTTCGCCGCcatgtttgaaaaaaacatgaaAGAGCAGAGAGAGAACAGAGTCGAGATCACCGATGTCGACGCCAAAGTTATGCGAGAAGTCCTTCGCTTTGTTTACACCGGAAAGGTCAACAATGATATTAAAGCGATCGCTAGCAACCTCTTCGAAGCAGCCGACAAGTATGCGATCGACGGACTCAAGAAGACCTGCGAGAATTCGCTGATTCAAGGACTAAATTTGATGAACGTCGGGAATATTCTAGAGATTGCCGATCGTCACGGGGCCGAAGCTTTGAAGACAGCCGCACTGAATTTTATCGCGGTACATGTGGAGGAACTTGCGAATTCGGAGATGTTTCGAACGAGCATGAGGTCGACTTGTCATCTGCTCGGAGAGATGCTGAATGCCTTGAAATTGAAATACAAGTAG